In Jaculus jaculus isolate mJacJac1 chromosome 2, mJacJac1.mat.Y.cur, whole genome shotgun sequence, the genomic window gtgtttaagtttatttatgttatatattacattgacagatttctgtatgttgaaccaaccctgcgttcctgggatgaagcctacttgatcaaggtggataatgcttttgatgtgtggttgaattcggtttgtgaggattttgttcaagatctttgcatctaaattcatcaggaaaatagacccgttgttttcttttcttgtggcatctctgcctgcttttggtattagggtggtagcagcttcataggagttggggagcttgTTCTGTGATTGTGGCACACAGTTCGAGAAAGActggtttcatttcttctatgaaggattgatagaattcagctgagaagccatctggtcctgaactcctCTTTTTATGATTGccttttcaatctcgatgggTGTAATAGAttggtttaggagattaatatgctttGAGTTTAGCGTGGGTAGATGGTATGAGTCCAGGAATTTactcatttcctccatattatacaGTATTGTGGGCtagaggttttagaaataagtcctgatgattctctcaatttcacttatgcctattgtgatctctcctttttcattttgttaatttgaagagtCTCTTTTatatgcttgatcaaattggccaggggtttatcaaccttgtttattttttcaaagatccagctcattgtttcatcaattttcttagttgttttGTTAGTTTAATATtagttaatttctgctctgatcttaattatttctttccctctggagCTTCTTGGGTTGGAGTCTTctggcttttccagtgcctttaggtggatggttaggttattgatttggaatctctctgtctttgttatgaaggcatttagtgctatgaattatTCCCTGATGTCTCCCTTcatatgtcccataagttttggtatgatgtgttctcaatgtcattcatttctaaaaattttgcaatttcattttttatcttttccactacccatttattgtataaagtgtgctattcagtttccatgaactggtgggattcctggcacatcttttgtcgttagtttctagcaatatagcatcaTGATCTgctatcatgcaggaaattatatcTATCTTCCTAATTCTATGCAGGCAGGCTTTATgatccagtatatgatctattttggagaaggttctatgggctgctgagaagaatgcgtagtctgtggattttgggtagaatgttctatagatgtccatgaggtctaattgatctatggctttgttgagctctcttacttccctcttAATTTTCTGTTGATGATCTATCtcttgctgatagtggagtattgaagtccccatctatgatggtgttggtggttatttctgttttgttgtcaagtagattttgttttatgaattgtggggcacctgtgtttagtgcataaagattgatatTTGTGATATCTtgctggatcattcccttgataagtagtaaGTGGCCATCTTTGtagtttttgattacttttggtttgaaatctattttatctgatattagtattgctatgcctgcttgttttggAAATAGATGAAGAACCAGCTAACACTGGCAGAGAGAATATACGGtcctcttttaaaaattctgaaaacAATACACAAAATTTTTAGTTCTTTGGTTATCATACAAAATAAGCTTCACTATGCACTGTGGCATTTTCATGATATTTATCACTGTACTTTGCTTCTACTTGCTTTCTCCACTGTCCACCCCAGTCTCACTGCCTTGCTAGcccctttcctttctccaaaCAGTGACCCCTCCTATTTTCATGACACATTCATTCCATTaccctctaattttcttttttcctttcatgcCTAAccatataaatttatatacatatatgtaagtgtatatatgtacatgtaaatttaaatttatatagacatttataatctatatatatatatatatatatatgtacatatatgcatgcaatatttgtctttctgaatcttcCTTACTTTGCTTAGTGtaatctccagttccatccattttcctatggaTGTCATGatatcatttttcttcatagcTGAATAAAATGCTATTGGGTAtacatatcacattttctttattgattCACTTGTTGTTGTCTATCAAGGTTAGTGCACAGTCAAACAGATTTTtctaaggaagcaaagaaaaaataaagggtaagaacttctttctctccatttccctCCCTTTCCACTGATAAGAGATAGTTCTTAAAAagagacatgtacacacacacacacacacacacacacacacacatacatacatacataccatggCCTTTGCTTctacagacaaactctagacacatgagccactttgtgcatctatttacatgtgtactgaggagttgaacctgggatgtcaggctttgccagcaagtgcctttaaccactgacccatctcttcagcaccctgtAACATATTTTTACCAGATGTAAGCTTCTGAAATTTATTGCTCTATAATCCTTCTTACCCAAGCAATGAAGGATTGCAAAGCAGgttagaactgttttttttttttcttttttctttgtggtaCTTGAGGAAAATATAGTATggtctcctgcatgctaggcaaccacTTTACCACtcagctatattcccagccattttggtaaaaatattatttacttatttgtatgcagaaagaaataaagagaagagaaacagacagagagaatgggttgccaggacATCTAGCTACTGTAAAGGAAATCCCAATGCATGcagctactatgtgcatctggctttacttgggtattggggaatcaaacctgggttgttaggctttgcaagcaagtgccttaagagctgagccatgcctccagcacCCCACCCCTACCTGCTCTTTATTTGTAGCtgctcaagatggccttgaaatcactctgtagtccagattggccttgtgctcctcctgcttcagtctcctgaaCAGTTATGCTGGCAGGAGTAGCCCCTTATAAGGGAGAAGAGAAAGCTGAGCTCTGTGATAACTGGGATCGTTGTGCTAATTGTATTTCCGTGATTTCATCCAGATTTCTGGCTCTGTTATTTTCTGGGTCTTTTTCTGTCACACATTCAAAGGATTTCTCCCAATCAGTTTTTATGgttataaaggaaggaagggaaataatACAAGTCAACATAATCGGGAAAGAAGAATGGTAAATGACAGATACGGGTATGCAAACCCTGGGCTACCCCTCCCTTCTGCAGGTGAGTCCATCTGGAGAAGGGCCTGCAGAAGAGACATATCCTTTAAAAGGAGAATTATTTACAAAAGAGCCATTGTCAGATTCCCAGCAGTGACCAGTCAGTTATGAATTTACCTGGTTTTACTAACCATGGCTAAAGTGACTTTGTGATAATTTTTAATACCTTCCAGGAGTAGCAACAAAAATTACCTTTACCTATTAAAATAGGTTGTGCCTcacttggttgtttttttttctatgggAAGGGGatgtctttcttattttcttgtaaCTTTGAAGTATGTATTAtcagaaaacaatgacaaaacaTGTACCTGTACAAAATCCCTTTGAGAATTGCAAGCATAAGTCTATTGAAGGAGTCACCAGATTAATGAAATTGAACCTGATTCCCTGAGCAAAAGAATATGCATGAAATCAATTCAAcatacctgaccaaaagaaaggccTAAATGTTTCAAAATTACAGTGCCGAAagtacttcttttaaaatattcatcttATGAAGAGTCTGTGGAAGGGGATTTTTGCTCTCTTTGGTTGAGTCAGTATCACTAGCAATCATGTATTGGCCCCTCAAAAAGCCCCCTGAAGAGTATTTCTCAGTTTACTCATTTTGTCTGCTTAGCATCCTTATACCCTTATCTTTTCTCTCACAGTAGAGGCAGACTGGTGAAGATCTAGTCTATACTCACTTCTCCTTTCTTCCGAGGCTCTACCCACCCCTTCAGCTCTCACTGTCCTTATTTCCCACTCAAACTCCTGAAGTAAAATGATAGGGAGACAATAAAGAAGGCTTTAGGGCACTTTATAATCATCTCCTGCACACTTTAGTCATGATTTACTAAAGAGAAAGCACTTTTAAGGTGATTAAGTCTCTCCCAGTAACAGCTTTTGTCCAAAAATCTTCAGCAATTTACTTTAGGTTTTACTAGAAGTtggttttctccttctcctttttaaaTAACATAATTCTTGGCACAAAACTTTTCATACAAATCATGGAGCAGATTTTCCttgagaatttttatttcttccatataAAGTGCAAGATAATAAAATGGCCATAACAATAAATCTGTTGCTCTTGATGTGCCCAGGGGTGTGTAGTTATGGAAGAAATgcatactttaaatatttattaatctttgatgttttgttctattttcttatctatttaaatatttgttcttaTTTATATTCAATAtaactttttgttattgttttcctGTTTGCTCTTCCGGGACACTTTTGTCTTATTCTCACATCTCCAAACCTGACCCAATAATaacttccctccctttctccctcccttcgttccttctttccttcccttttctccctttcctcctttctttcttagtTGGGACCTTGCTATGTAGCATAGGCTGGTGTCCAATCTGCCAACTACCTGCTTCAGTCTTCCCAGTAGCTGAGTTTACAGGCTTATGCCATGGCACCTGGCATTGGACCCAACCTTATGGGCTGGACTCTTGAAGGTGTACCTGTTGCCTCCTCTATATTTCACTTATCAGCAGTGTTTAATGTGCTGCTCACCATATCCACTCAGTTTGCTTGGCTATACTCTGTACTTATTCCTAAAGCACTCATTCAAGGTTTGCACTGTTATTGCCCCATGTAGATGAGGaaagtgaggctgaggcaggttaACTAATCCACACTCATGCTTTAGCCAAATGAGAACAAAGTTTGGATTTCATCTGGGTTCTTCAGACATTCCTGTTCTTGAtcttttatgtattattattattattattattatctttagaAACAATCTTACTTAAAGCTCAGGCTTGCCTGACACTCACTATATACCCTAGGTTaatcttgaattcatggcagtcttcTTAACTCAGCTTGCAGTGCTGAGATAGCAAGCATGAGCCACTAGGTCGAATGCCATTTCTTTTtgtgaaaaatctttttattctttcctccctccctccttccctccctccctcacttcctccctccctctctccgttctcctttttctttccttccttctttctttcttttgtttatctttatttacttatttatttgagagagagagagagagagagagagagctagaaagacagacagagagagagagagagagagagagagagagagaatgggcatgccatggcttccagccactgcaaatgaactccagaccctgtgcccccttgtgcatctggctaaagtgggtcctgggaaatcctcaaaccaggatccttaggcttcacaggcaagtgcttaacagctaagccacctctccagccccattccttctttccttatctctctccttctaccctccctccctccccccctttctttctctttcttgttccttcttgctttatttctttatgataTGGTTTTACTCTGTAGCTAAAGCTAGTCTCAAagtctcaaattcatgacaatcctcctgcctccagtttTACCTTCTTATGTGCTGGGAATACAGTCACGGTATCCATACCTGGAGAAGCTTATACATAAATTTTGCTCAGATTTAGCCTCTAGCAGACACCTTGCCTGAGCCACCCAGAGTTCATGGCTCAAATGCCTCTATCATGCTGGGGAGTTCTGAAACTAGTTTCTTAGGGTTCCTTTGGCTGGAAAGTCCCTAATGCCACAGAAAAACTAACATCGCCTCCCTTATGTGCCCTGTCTCCTGTCATCTAGCAGTTTACAACTGGACAGACCACTCCTGGATCTTACCAAAAGCTCCAGAAACTGGTGTCAGAAGGCTGCGCTCCATAGTTTGGGTTTGGTTTAGTTCAAAACAGGAAGTAATACTCTCCACCCCTCTTTCACCTCTTTACTAAAATCcagctgtgttttctttcttgggtcaaaaaaaaaaaaaagagagaaagaaacctaCATTTTGATTTTATGAAATAACAGGCAGAACCAAAATTGGGCAATTGTTTAGGTAGTTTTACACTTCATACTTTTGTAAATTTCTACAAAAAtataatttgcttttaaaaaaaacctgcatTTGAAATTTATGTTATGGAATTTCCACATTATAGTAGCGAGAAAATTATCAGTTAAAATGAAATGGTACATGTTAAAAAGtatcaaaaatttgaaaaaaaaactattgaaatGAAAATTGGTTTCTTAACAGTTTTATTCTGCCAGTGACTGGCACCTGTGGTCCCCCGTGTGTGGAAATAGGAGGAGGTCTTTGAAGGACTTGCTATTATGAAAGAGTGCTTAGGctggaaaagcagagaaagagatagaggggtaGATATTGATTTTATATAAGCATGCCTTTGAAGGCAGCCCTGGCCTAGGCTTCTAGTTCTTGCTTTCCAGAAGTACCTATCCCAGGAAGAATTACAAGTTAGATATAAACAGATTAAGAAGCTggctagatggcttagtggttaagcacttgcctgtgaagcctaaggaccctagttccagGGTCTATTCCAAGtacccacttaagacagatgcacaaggaggcacatgcgtctgggagttcatttgcagtggctggaggccctagtgtgcccattacgcctctctctctctctctctctctctctctctgtcactctcaaataaagaaataaaaataaacaaaaatattaaaaaataaagagattaagTTGGACTTGATGGTTTCTCTAATTCtaacactagggaggctgaatCAAGAAgatcatcagttcaaggccacagaaTCAGACTGTCAGTATATGCCcaagaattaataaaaatgacaatTGGAAATCTGACCAAACTGTCATGCCTAGCTTCCCACAGGCAAGACACAAAGTCCACAGGAGAGACCAACTCCATTGTAACTTTTAGAGCAGATACTTTTAGGACACAAAGTTTTCACAACgcgttttattatttataaaaaaataaatttatttacatttgttaGTTACCATGGTAGCACAATGTCACCACACTAGCGCCTGCCTGACAACTAAGCACGCACAGTGGGTCCCTAGGTAGAGAGAGCAGCCCCACTGAGgccctcctctgtgctgggaaAAATGTGGGTACCAGACATGTTGCAGGGGGCAGGGGTTAGGAAGGGCGACTAGAGCTTGGAGGAACTAGGCTCCTAGGACACTCTGCGATCAGAGGGGATTACAGGGGGCagtagaagaaggaaggagagacctAAAAGAAAGTTGGAACCACTAGGTGTGGGGAGCCCAGGACCTAGAGCTGATAAGAAAAAGGTGGTAACCCAGGAAGCAGACCCCTCCCGGAGAGAGGGCAAATTCAGCCTGGGCTGTTTGTCGCCAGGTGTGTCTCCACCTCATCTGGTACCCCACTGGCTTCATCTCACTCGCTATGAGGGTGCTGTGGGTGGGATCGTGACCACGTGCAGATATAccactctcctctcctttcaATTTACACATGTGGTTCCACGTGGCATTGACTCCAAGGCTTCAGTCTTTTAAGCGCTATGGGGAGAAAATGCTCAGCCATGGTCTCGGTGAAAGGCCTGGGCTGTGCGTAAACCCGGGCAACTACACGGTAAATCCGTGATCAGCTAGGAAACAAATCTTTGGGCTTTTGGGTGCTGGGCTTAGATGGCCACCTGGGTTTTGCCCACAGAACTGAAGCCCCAGGTTAGATCTACTCCGCGCTCTTCACCCCCCAAAAGACTTTCTGTGTACAAATCCGACGTAGCATTGGCCACCCGTGCTCCGTGACAGTCAGACCCGCCACCTGTCGGGTTCGCAGGTCTGGGGAAGGGACAGGGTCCAGACTCCAGAGGGATCTTGCGCAGAGCTCCCTGTGGCAGCGCTGGCTCTCCCATTTCTCTCCGGCCCAGACCCCTTGTTTGACATAATCCCATCAGGTGACTTCCAGCACCATCTAAGCGGAAGTTCCACATAATCTGTTAGCTGAAGAAACTTCTTTGGTGTCAGAGTCGGGTCGTCCCGAGACCACGAATGGCCACgtctgtaaaataataaaaaataaggcgTCAGATATTTTGGAGCAACGACTCACAAACGAAACGTCTCTCCTACGTGAACCCCGGCTATCCCCTACTGTCAGTAGTTCGTTCTGTCCTGGAGTTCTGGAAGTCTGTGTGTCCTACCTCTCAACTAAGGTTCAAATCCGACGGCTATGGGTTACGCGAGACCTGCGAGGTTCCGTCGGTCTTACTTCCCCGCGGTCTGTACACAGGAGAACGCAGCGAACTTCGCCTGCGTTCGGGATTCTGTCTTGCAACGTTCCCCTCCCCATCCACAGACGCATTCACCCGCCCCAAGTAGGAACTGGGATTTGGAATCGTTTGGAAGTTTTCTTTCCCAAGCCTGAAGAGTTGGCAGGTCCGAGAGGGACTTTCCAGACAACTGCGTCTGGGGAAATCCTGTTGTCCAGTATCAGTTTAAAAACCCCAAAGCTCTTTCACGGAGACTGGGTCTTCCCTCCTTTCAACACAACATCACTTGCTTATTCCAACCTGCCAGGTTCTTGGCTGGGCAGGTGAGAGTTTTCTATTCAGTCTGTACTGACTAGTAAACTCACGTGTTAACTAGATATGCCCATAAAGTAGGGCGTTCGCTGACCGCTGACACTTAGGAGAAACACCACTGGCGCTTATCGGAAGGCTGGATGACTCTCTCCTAGAAAACCGCTGGCCTTCTCGCCTCGATTTGGGAGAAACCAAACCAGACTTCCCAATACCATCTCCAGACCTCCACCTAGTGCTCTTCCTCTGGGTGCTGCCCCGCGCTGTGTACCGGGGCGCCCGGGGGTACCCTCCACGCGCGGCATCCCTCCCTACCAGGCTCACGGGGTGCACGTAGCCGTGCTCGTAGCGGTCCTCCTGCAGCAGCTGGCGCAGGTGCGCGATGTAACTGGAGGCCAGGCGCAGCGTGTCCAGCTTGGAGAGCTTGGTGTCGGGCGGTACCCAgggcaggctggtcttgagcctGGAGAAGGCTTTGCTCAGCACGCGCATCCTGGCGCGCTCGCGGGCGTTGGCGGCGTTCCGCTGGGACTGTTTGCCCTCGGCGGCCGCCGCGGCTGGGCCCCGGGGCGGGAGGGGCTTCTtgctgccgccgccgccccccGCCGCGCGGGCCCGCTTCCTCTTGCCGCCGCCCGCGTCGCGGCCCGCCGCG contains:
- the Msc gene encoding musculin; translation: MSTGSVSDPEDMEPRGLPRAYPIAATSSKRPPVPGAARSYASPSDNSSAEEEDADGEEERCAPGAAGRDAGGGKRKRARAAGGGGGSKKPLPPRGPAAAAAEGKQSQRNAANARERARMRVLSKAFSRLKTSLPWVPPDTKLSKLDTLRLASSYIAHLRQLLQEDRYEHGYVHPVSLTWPFVVSGRPDSDTKEVSSANRLCGTSA